In one Spirosoma rigui genomic region, the following are encoded:
- a CDS encoding sugar phosphate isomerase/epimerase — protein sequence MKTQFFCPLWGMENLSYTEAANRVKAVGYDGMEIAAGPDKRNEAVQVTHDQGLELILMAFGGGKVFSEHKKKFHDDLLDIASYKPLFINSHTGHDYFTFEQNAELIQIAMAVEKQTGVRILHETHRGRFSYSAPAIQYYLLKIPELRLTADYSHWVNVAESYLDDQAENVNRAIAVSDHIHCRVGQPEAPQVSDPRAPEWKAALETHTVWWDAIRKRMQQANAPLLTVTCEFGPAPGYLPTLPYTNQPVANQWDINVFMKDYLKQRWQV from the coding sequence ATGAAAACGCAATTCTTCTGCCCGCTCTGGGGCATGGAAAACCTGTCCTATACCGAAGCCGCCAACCGTGTTAAAGCCGTCGGCTACGACGGAATGGAAATTGCGGCCGGTCCCGACAAACGCAATGAAGCGGTACAGGTTACCCACGACCAGGGTCTGGAACTAATTCTGATGGCATTTGGCGGGGGCAAGGTGTTTTCGGAGCACAAGAAGAAATTTCATGACGACCTGCTGGACATTGCTTCCTATAAGCCCTTGTTTATCAACAGCCATACGGGCCACGATTATTTTACCTTCGAGCAAAATGCGGAGTTGATTCAAATCGCCATGGCTGTGGAAAAGCAAACCGGCGTACGCATTCTGCACGAAACACACCGGGGCCGTTTCTCCTATAGCGCCCCCGCTATTCAATATTACCTGCTTAAAATTCCCGAACTCCGCCTGACGGCCGATTATTCGCACTGGGTCAACGTAGCCGAGTCGTACCTCGACGACCAGGCCGAAAATGTCAACCGCGCCATTGCCGTCAGCGACCATATTCATTGCCGCGTGGGACAGCCCGAAGCCCCGCAGGTATCGGACCCACGCGCGCCGGAGTGGAAAGCGGCCCTCGAAACACACACCGTCTGGTGGGACGCCATTCGTAAACGCATGCAGCAGGCCAACGCTCCGCTGCTCACCGTCACGTGCGAGTTTGGTCCGGCGCCGGGCTATCTGCCTACCCTCCCCTATACCAACCAGCCGGTAGCCAACCAGTGGGACATCAACGTATTTATGAAAGACTACCTGAAACAGCGCTGGCAGGTATAG
- the fbaA gene encoding class II fructose-bisphosphate aldolase — MSEVASRFSPGVITGEGVTEIFRHANENDYALPAVNVVGTDSVNAVLETARAVNSPVIVQFSNGGGIFYAGKSLPNDKQQAAIAGSISGALHVHRVAELYNVPVILHTDHCAKKLLPWIDGLLTAGEKHFDQTGKPLFSSHMLDLSEEPIEENIEVCSKYFERMAKIGMTIEIELGVTGGEEDGVDNTDVDDSKLYTQPSEVAYAYEELSKISPNFTIAAAFGNVHGVYKPGNVKLSPIILDNSQKYIQEHFGTGPLPVNFVFHGGSGSSREEIREAIRYGAVKMNLDTDMQWAMWEGILKYYKAKEGYLQSQLGSPDGPDSPNKKYYDPRVWLRKGEESMVERLKIAFEDLNCINRLA; from the coding sequence ATGAGCGAAGTAGCCTCCCGATTCAGCCCCGGTGTTATAACCGGCGAAGGCGTCACCGAAATTTTCCGCCACGCTAACGAAAATGATTACGCCCTGCCCGCCGTCAATGTCGTCGGTACGGACTCGGTTAATGCCGTACTCGAAACGGCCCGCGCCGTTAACTCGCCGGTGATCGTACAGTTCTCTAACGGGGGCGGTATTTTCTACGCCGGAAAAAGCCTGCCTAACGACAAACAGCAAGCGGCCATTGCCGGATCGATTTCGGGCGCGCTGCACGTTCATCGCGTTGCTGAATTGTATAACGTTCCTGTTATCCTGCACACCGATCACTGCGCCAAGAAACTCCTGCCCTGGATCGATGGCCTGCTGACGGCCGGCGAAAAGCACTTCGATCAAACGGGTAAGCCCCTTTTCTCGTCGCACATGCTCGACCTGTCGGAAGAGCCGATCGAAGAGAACATCGAAGTTTGTTCGAAGTACTTCGAGCGGATGGCCAAGATTGGCATGACCATCGAAATCGAACTCGGTGTAACGGGTGGCGAAGAGGATGGCGTTGACAATACCGACGTTGATGATTCCAAGCTCTATACCCAGCCTTCGGAAGTGGCCTACGCCTACGAAGAGCTGAGCAAAATTTCGCCCAACTTTACCATTGCTGCTGCTTTTGGTAACGTTCACGGCGTATACAAGCCGGGTAACGTAAAACTGTCGCCGATCATTCTCGACAACTCGCAGAAGTATATTCAGGAGCATTTCGGTACGGGTCCGCTGCCAGTGAACTTCGTATTCCACGGTGGTTCGGGTTCGAGCCGCGAGGAAATCCGCGAAGCCATCCGCTACGGTGCGGTGAAGATGAACCTCGACACCGACATGCAGTGGGCGATGTGGGAAGGTATCCTGAAATACTACAAAGCGAAGGAAGGCTATCTGCAATCGCAGTTGGGCAGTCCCGATGGACCTGACTCGCCGAACAAAAAATACTACGATCCACGGGTGTGGCTGCGTAAGGGCGAAGAGAGCATGGTGGAGCGCCTGAAAATTGCGTTTGAAGACCTGAACTGCATCAACCGGCTGGCCTAA
- a CDS encoding efflux RND transporter permease subunit: protein MNLIRSALRKPITVLVLVASLFFFGISAVRTIKIDIFPNLNLPVIYISQPFGGYTPNQMESFFGKQYVNLLLYVSGVKSIETKNIQGLTLLKLSFYEGTNMAQAAAEVSAYSNRAQAIFPPGSQPPFILRFDASTLPVGQLVLSSPNRSNNELQDLANVYVRSGFSSIPGLVAPAPFGGNSRTIVIKADPSLLRSHNLTPDQLVAALRINNQASPAGNVRIGDLNYFTPANTTLRTLKDFENIPLYTGTVQNLFLKDVATIEDGADITAGYVLVNGKRSVYLPITKSSDASTWEVVQNLKAALPRFQALLPEDVKLTYTFDQSVYVINAVESLMTEGAIGAILTGLMVLLFLGDARGALIVIITIPTCIISGVLFLSLLGQTINIMTLSGLSLAIGILVDESTVTIENIHQHMDMGKPKVLAIWDACKEIAFSKLLILFCILAVFAPAFTMTGIPGALFLPLALAISFSMITSYVMAQTLVPVLANWMMKEHKHVSNGQHIPKPKSRIRRLLRMSSKANGRDDRAALLREKEILANREDLDNDGKINLFERVRARFNRFIARTIPYRKPIVLIYVVGAMGLALLLITTIGRDVLPKVEGEQFQVRLRAPDGTRLEKTETTMLKAIDVLYGIVGKENVEITSAMVGMHGSQFSTSPIYLFMAGPQEGVLQVSLKSDYDTDLDQLKDKFRGRMKKELPDIKLSFEPIELTDKILSQGSPTPIEVKLSGKNKKQNEEYANKVIAKLNEIPYLRDVQIGQSTKYPTIDVTIDRTRASQLGTDISAISRSLIASTSSSRLTEKSVWIDPKSGQSYSVQVQVPENQMASVSDLGEIPILPNTNRPVLSDVATLQKGTTNGENDNLGAIPVLSVTANLNDMDLGTAATAVQKAIDSLGDPPRGLTIKMQGLSQVLIDTLDSLQNGLLVAIVVIFLMLAANFQSFKVSLVVLCTVPAVLVGSLALLMLTGSTLNLQSYMGMIMSVGVSISNAVLLVTNAEELRMRNGDALLSAKEAASVRIRPILMTSVAMVVGMIPMASGLGEGGSQAAPLGRAVIGGLIASTFAALFILPLVFAWVQEKTSTDSVSLDPEDKDSKFYIPSPYESAN, encoded by the coding sequence ATGAATCTAATACGATCAGCGTTACGCAAGCCAATAACAGTCCTGGTATTAGTTGCTAGCTTATTTTTCTTCGGTATAAGTGCAGTCCGTACCATCAAGATTGACATTTTCCCCAACCTCAATTTACCGGTCATTTATATTTCGCAACCATTTGGTGGGTATACCCCCAACCAGATGGAATCGTTTTTCGGTAAGCAGTATGTCAACCTGTTGCTCTACGTATCCGGCGTCAAGAGCATCGAAACCAAAAATATTCAGGGATTAACGCTGCTCAAGCTATCGTTCTACGAAGGTACCAACATGGCGCAGGCAGCCGCTGAGGTGTCCGCCTATTCAAACCGGGCGCAGGCGATCTTTCCGCCCGGCTCCCAACCGCCCTTCATCCTGCGGTTCGATGCGTCGACGCTGCCCGTGGGCCAGCTGGTACTCAGCAGTCCCAACCGCTCCAACAACGAATTACAGGATCTGGCCAACGTATACGTCCGATCGGGCTTCAGCTCGATTCCTGGTCTGGTAGCGCCCGCCCCGTTCGGGGGTAACTCCCGAACGATCGTTATCAAGGCAGATCCATCTTTACTGCGTTCACACAACCTCACGCCCGATCAACTCGTGGCGGCCCTCCGTATTAACAACCAGGCCAGCCCGGCCGGTAACGTCCGGATCGGTGACCTGAATTACTTCACGCCCGCCAACACCACCCTCAGAACGCTTAAGGATTTTGAAAATATTCCGCTCTATACCGGTACGGTCCAGAACCTGTTCCTGAAAGACGTAGCAACGATTGAAGATGGGGCCGACATCACGGCGGGATACGTACTGGTCAACGGCAAACGGTCGGTTTATCTGCCCATTACCAAATCGTCCGATGCGTCGACCTGGGAGGTGGTGCAGAACTTAAAGGCGGCACTGCCCCGGTTCCAGGCCCTGTTGCCCGAAGATGTGAAGCTGACCTATACCTTCGATCAGTCGGTCTACGTTATCAACGCCGTTGAAAGCCTCATGACCGAGGGGGCCATTGGGGCTATCCTGACGGGTCTGATGGTGCTGCTCTTCCTGGGCGATGCGCGGGGTGCGCTGATCGTCATCATCACCATTCCAACCTGTATCATTTCGGGGGTTCTATTCCTGTCGCTGCTGGGTCAGACCATCAATATCATGACGCTCAGCGGTCTGTCACTGGCCATCGGTATTCTGGTCGATGAGTCGACGGTAACGATCGAGAATATCCACCAGCATATGGATATGGGGAAACCCAAGGTGCTGGCGATCTGGGACGCCTGTAAGGAGATTGCCTTCTCCAAGCTCCTGATTCTGTTCTGTATTCTGGCCGTGTTCGCGCCTGCCTTTACCATGACGGGTATTCCCGGCGCGCTGTTCCTGCCGCTGGCACTGGCGATCTCGTTCTCGATGATCACGTCTTACGTGATGGCGCAGACGCTGGTACCCGTGCTGGCCAACTGGATGATGAAGGAGCACAAGCACGTGAGTAACGGCCAGCACATTCCCAAACCCAAGAGCCGTATCCGGCGGTTGCTGCGGATGAGCAGCAAAGCCAACGGTCGGGATGACCGGGCCGCGCTGTTGCGGGAGAAAGAAATTCTGGCTAACCGGGAAGACCTCGACAACGACGGTAAGATCAACCTGTTTGAACGGGTGCGGGCGCGGTTCAACCGGTTCATTGCCCGTACGATTCCGTACCGTAAACCCATCGTGCTGATCTACGTCGTAGGAGCCATGGGGCTGGCCCTCCTGCTGATTACGACGATTGGCCGCGACGTATTGCCTAAGGTGGAAGGTGAGCAGTTTCAGGTACGTTTGCGGGCTCCGGACGGTACCCGGCTCGAAAAGACCGAGACAACCATGCTCAAAGCCATCGACGTGCTCTACGGTATCGTCGGCAAAGAAAATGTGGAGATCACATCGGCAATGGTCGGGATGCACGGTTCGCAGTTCTCCACCAGTCCCATCTATCTTTTTATGGCCGGGCCACAGGAGGGTGTGTTGCAGGTGAGCCTCAAATCGGACTACGACACCGACCTCGACCAGCTAAAAGACAAGTTTCGGGGGCGGATGAAAAAGGAACTGCCCGATATTAAGTTGTCCTTCGAACCAATCGAACTGACCGACAAAATTCTGAGCCAGGGATCGCCAACGCCCATTGAGGTGAAACTGTCGGGTAAGAACAAGAAGCAAAACGAAGAGTATGCCAACAAGGTAATCGCCAAACTGAACGAAATTCCGTACCTGCGCGATGTTCAGATCGGTCAGTCGACCAAGTACCCCACCATCGATGTCACCATCGACCGCACACGCGCGTCTCAGTTGGGCACCGACATATCGGCCATTTCGCGCTCGCTGATTGCCTCGACTTCATCCTCCCGTCTGACCGAAAAAAGTGTGTGGATCGATCCGAAATCAGGACAGAGCTACAGCGTTCAGGTGCAGGTACCCGAAAATCAGATGGCCAGTGTGAGCGATCTGGGCGAGATACCTATTCTGCCAAACACCAACCGGCCCGTGTTGAGCGATGTCGCGACCCTGCAAAAAGGGACCACCAATGGCGAAAACGATAACCTGGGTGCTATTCCGGTGCTGTCGGTGACGGCGAATCTGAACGATATGGATCTGGGAACGGCGGCTACGGCGGTGCAGAAAGCCATCGACTCGCTGGGCGATCCTCCGCGGGGATTGACCATCAAAATGCAGGGCCTGAGCCAGGTGTTGATCGATACACTCGATAGTCTGCAAAATGGACTGCTGGTAGCCATCGTGGTGATCTTTCTGATGCTGGCGGCCAACTTCCAGTCGTTTAAAGTGTCGCTGGTCGTGCTGTGCACCGTACCGGCCGTACTGGTTGGGTCGCTGGCGCTGCTGATGCTCACCGGCTCAACGCTTAATCTCCAGTCGTATATGGGCATGATTATGTCGGTGGGGGTGTCCATCTCCAATGCGGTGCTGCTGGTCACCAACGCCGAAGAGCTACGCATGCGTAACGGCGATGCGCTACTGTCGGCCAAAGAAGCGGCTTCGGTCCGGATTCGTCCTATCCTGATGACCAGCGTTGCGATGGTTGTGGGTATGATTCCTATGGCCTCGGGGCTGGGTGAAGGTGGTTCGCAGGCAGCTCCGCTGGGTCGGGCCGTGATTGGTGGTTTGATCGCGTCGACATTTGCGGCCCTGTTTATTCTGCCGTTGGTGTTTGCCTGGGTGCAGGAGAAAACCTCTACCGACTCGGTATCGCTGGACCCTGAAGACAAAGACAGTAAATTTTATATTCCCTCCCCCTATGAATCGGCTAACTGA
- a CDS encoding efflux RND transporter periplasmic adaptor subunit, whose product MNRLTDKISYSILTAFGSLFLFGTLSGCHSSAGKEGEKDDVKTKTEAVEAPAAVEVFSLQRGKLASSLQVPGELVAYRDVDIYAKVSGYIKTLNVDIGSEVKQGQLLALAEAPELSAQLSSAESKLKAQEALSIASRANYERILEASKFSGAVSKNDVDQALAKRNADNAQLEAAKSAYREVANLRQYLQIRAPFGGIISARNASTGAYIGPAGKGSEFPLFVLTEQKRLRLVISVPEAYTGYVDQNNQVSFNVKAFPDQKFTGQVKRQSGALDKRLRSERVEVDVMNSDKKLLPGMIAEVTVPLPTKSNTLIAPKSAIVNSSTGVFVIRVKDNKAEWVPVKRGLEADEKVELFGPLNEGDKLIKTASEEIRDGSPVTVK is encoded by the coding sequence ATGAATCGGCTAACTGATAAAATTTCCTATAGCATCCTTACGGCTTTCGGTAGCCTGTTTTTGTTCGGTACGTTAAGCGGTTGTCATTCATCGGCGGGCAAAGAAGGCGAAAAGGACGATGTGAAAACTAAAACCGAAGCGGTAGAAGCCCCGGCGGCCGTTGAGGTATTCAGCCTGCAGCGCGGCAAGCTGGCGTCGTCGCTGCAGGTGCCGGGCGAACTGGTAGCGTACCGGGATGTGGACATTTACGCCAAAGTAAGCGGGTACATCAAAACGCTGAACGTTGATATAGGCTCCGAGGTAAAACAGGGTCAACTGCTCGCCTTGGCCGAAGCACCCGAACTCAGCGCGCAATTGTCATCGGCCGAGTCGAAGCTGAAAGCCCAAGAGGCACTCTCCATTGCCAGCCGGGCCAACTACGAGCGTATTCTTGAAGCCAGTAAGTTCTCGGGTGCCGTATCGAAAAACGACGTTGACCAGGCGCTGGCCAAACGCAACGCCGACAATGCCCAGCTTGAAGCCGCTAAATCAGCCTATCGCGAAGTGGCAAACCTACGGCAGTACTTACAGATTCGCGCGCCCTTCGGCGGTATCATCAGCGCCCGTAATGCCAGCACGGGTGCCTACATCGGGCCGGCGGGCAAGGGTTCTGAATTTCCGCTTTTTGTGCTCACCGAGCAGAAGCGGCTTCGTCTTGTCATCTCGGTGCCCGAAGCCTATACGGGCTACGTCGATCAGAACAACCAGGTAAGCTTCAACGTCAAAGCCTTCCCCGACCAGAAATTTACGGGGCAGGTAAAACGACAGTCAGGAGCGCTCGACAAGCGGCTTCGTTCAGAGCGCGTAGAAGTCGACGTGATGAACAGCGATAAAAAACTTCTGCCTGGCATGATTGCCGAGGTAACCGTACCGTTGCCCACGAAAAGTAACACCCTGATCGCCCCAAAATCGGCCATAGTAAACTCGTCAACCGGCGTGTTTGTGATCCGGGTGAAAGATAACAAGGCCGAATGGGTACCCGTGAAGCGGGGTCTGGAAGCCGACGAGAAAGTTGAACTCTTTGGTCCCTTGAACGAAGGCGACAAGCTCATTAAGACGGCCAGCGAAGAAATTCGGGACGGGTCGCCCGTAACGGTCAAGTAA
- a CDS encoding M24 family metallopeptidase — translation MLKRLFTPLFFLFITINAVAQPAATYPDVAILTERDRARLVDEMLEDRFTNLLPQLMRREGLDMWIIISREYNEDPVLKTMLPSTWLSARRRTIMVFYDQGVDAKGVDKGIEKLAIARYDVGNLLKGAWDIDVRPNQWEALAKIIEDRKPKKIGLNTSTNYAHADGLSFTEHKEFLEKLPDTYQKRIVSAEKVAVGWLETRTEKEMTLYPMICRLSHQIIQEGFSEAVIQPGVTTTDDVVWWFRQRITSLGLDTWFHPTVDVQRPDQNDFNHLRTFSKRPDKQVIMPGDLIHVDFGITYLRLNTDQQQHAYILKPGETDVPESIKAAFKQGNRLQEILTDQFRAGRTGNQLLLAALDQAKKEGINGTIYSHPIGVHGHAAGPTIGLWDQQKGVAGSGDYPLLANTAYSIELNAAVELPDWKKTIRIMLEEDGFFDGQSFRYIDGRQTEIFTIPRKLGYVK, via the coding sequence ATGTTAAAACGTCTCTTTACACCCCTGTTTTTTCTCTTCATCACCATCAACGCCGTCGCGCAGCCTGCCGCCACCTACCCGGACGTTGCCATCCTGACCGAACGGGACCGGGCACGTCTCGTCGATGAAATGCTGGAAGACCGATTTACCAACCTGCTACCCCAGCTCATGCGTCGCGAAGGGCTGGACATGTGGATTATTATCTCGCGCGAATACAACGAAGATCCCGTACTGAAGACGATGCTGCCCAGCACCTGGCTGTCGGCCCGTCGACGCACCATTATGGTGTTCTACGATCAGGGAGTCGATGCCAAGGGAGTCGACAAAGGAATTGAGAAACTGGCCATTGCCCGCTACGACGTGGGCAATCTACTGAAAGGAGCCTGGGACATTGATGTGCGGCCTAACCAGTGGGAAGCCCTGGCCAAGATCATCGAAGACCGGAAGCCTAAAAAAATTGGGCTGAACACATCGACCAACTACGCCCACGCCGATGGCCTATCGTTCACCGAACACAAGGAGTTTCTGGAGAAACTACCCGATACGTATCAGAAACGAATTGTATCGGCGGAGAAAGTTGCCGTGGGCTGGCTCGAAACCCGAACCGAAAAGGAAATGACACTTTACCCCATGATCTGCCGGCTGTCGCACCAGATCATTCAGGAAGGTTTCTCAGAAGCGGTCATTCAGCCGGGCGTGACCACGACCGACGATGTGGTGTGGTGGTTCCGGCAGCGCATCACCAGCCTCGGACTGGATACCTGGTTTCATCCGACGGTTGATGTACAGCGGCCCGATCAGAATGATTTCAACCATCTCCGCACGTTCTCGAAACGGCCCGACAAACAGGTAATTATGCCGGGCGATCTGATCCACGTTGACTTTGGCATTACCTACCTGCGCCTGAATACCGACCAGCAGCAACACGCCTATATCCTGAAACCCGGCGAAACAGACGTTCCCGAGTCGATCAAAGCTGCGTTCAAACAGGGAAATCGCCTGCAGGAAATCCTGACCGATCAGTTCAGAGCGGGCCGAACGGGTAACCAACTGCTGCTGGCCGCACTGGATCAGGCGAAGAAAGAAGGTATCAACGGTACCATTTATTCGCACCCCATCGGGGTACACGGCCACGCGGCCGGGCCAACCATCGGCCTGTGGGATCAGCAGAAAGGCGTAGCGGGATCGGGTGATTACCCCCTCCTGGCCAATACGGCCTATTCCATCGAACTCAATGCCGCCGTGGAACTCCCCGACTGGAAAAAGACCATCCGCATCATGCTCGAAGAAGATGGTTTCTTCGACGGTCAGTCGTTCCGCTACATCGACGGCCGCCAGACCGAAATTTTCACAATACCAAGAAAACTGGGCTACGTCAAGTAA